The Phormidium yuhuli AB48 DNA window ATACGCCCATCGAGAAAGCGAATTTTACCCGCTACAGCCCCAATTTTGGGCGATCGCTTAAACTGAGGTAAGAGTTTTCCTAACCAGTCCCGATGTAACTGGGCATCATTATTGAGAAAAGCGATATAGTCTCCCTGGGCCTGTTCGATGCCTAAATTTAGGGCCCTAGCGAAGTTATTGCGGTCATTGCGAAAACACCGCACTTCGGGAAAGTCCTGTTCGACAATGGCCAAGGAGTCATCTTGGGAGCCATTATCGACGAGAATGACATCAAGGCGATCGCGGGGATAATCTAATCGATAGACGGACTCTAAGCAGGAGTGCAGGTAGTGGCGGCCGTTATAGTTGACAATAATAAATGAACAGCAGGGAAGGGGGGAGGAAGACATGGGGGAAGAGGGGTAAGAAGGCAATAGGCAAGCTAGCAGTAGAATGATTGGAACTCTAGCATTTGAGGACTCGGGTACAAAGTTTTGGAATCTACCGGTGGGCTATTCTGAGTTGAGATTGCGGATGAGTTTTTGGATGGCGCGGGTTTGTAGTTTTTGTTGGCTTTTGAGTTCTTCGAGTTCGGTTTCTAAACGGGAAATTGTTTCAGCGCGATCGCGGGCTAACTCTTGTAATTCATCCACCTCTTGGCGTAATTGGGCCACTCGTCCGTTTACGATTTCTGCAAAGCGGGCATTGGCGCCGTTGTAGGCGACTTGAAACATTAAAATCGGTTTCAGGACTTTGCGCGCCAGTCGTCGCGTGGTGGTGATGGCCCGGCCGAAGCGATGGGCCGAGAAGAGGGGAACATGATAGATGTTAGCCCGTTGGCGCAGGGCTATGAGATCATCATCGCGATCGTCGTGTAACTGATCGACGGATTCGATCATCGGTGGGGGCGCATCCTCCACGCCAATGCTGGCGGACAGCGACTGGCGTAGTTGGCGAATCAGTTTGGTGTTGGGGTTGGCCGCTGGGGGCCCCTCAGATTGGCGATCGCTGGACATTGATGATTCCATGGGAAGACTCCATCAGGCTAACTCGATGTGACAGTCATCTCCTACCATAAACCGTAACGCCTTGGGACGGGGACGACCGGTTCCTAACTGGGCCCGTCGGCCGATTAAACTATCGACAATCCGCTGTTGAATGCCCTCAATTCGGGTTTCTTGTAGGATAACGCTATGTTCTAAGTCCACATCCTTGAGGGTTACGCCATCGGCAATACTGCTGTAAGGACCGATAAAGCAGTTTTCCAGGTGACAGTTTTCACCGATAATCACAGGACCGCGCACAGAACAGTTAATCAGTTGGGTTCCCTGACCAATTTTGACTCGCCCCACCACTTGGCTATCTCTATCGAGTTCCCCGAAAATGGCGGTTTGCAGTTCGCTGTCGAGGAGAATTTGGTTGGCGCTGAGGAGATCGTCTTTTTTCCCCGTATCCAGCCACCAGCCTTCTAGGATTTGCGCTTCGACGGGGTTTTTATGATCGAGGAGGTTACTAATGGCGTCGGTGATTTCTAATTCTCCCCGTTCCGAGGGTTTGATGCGGGCGATCGCCTGATGAACTTCGGGGGAGAAGTAATAGATTCCCACGAGGGCCAGGTTCGACGGCGGAACGGCGGGTTTTTCCACCAGTTCCAAGACGCGCCCCGTTTGATCGACTTTCGCCACCCCGAAGGCGCTGGGGTTCTCGACGGGCCGCAGTAGAATCAAGGCATCGAGTTGTTTGTCTTGGAAGTGGTTGAGAAAGGGGGTGAGGTCATTTTGAATCAGGTTATCGCCCAGGTACATGACAAAGGGAGAATCCCCCAGAAAGGGTTGGGCGATTTTGACGGCGTGGGCCAGGCCGGCGGGTTCTTCTTGCAGAATGTAGGTAATCTTGGCCCCGAAGCGATCGCCCTCTCCGGTGAGTTTTTGCACTTCTTCCCCGGTTTCGGGGCTAATGATAATGCCAATCTCGGTGATTCCCGCTGAGACAATGCTTTCAATCCCATACCAGAGGATGGGTTTGTTGGCGACGGGGACCAGTTGTTTGGCCCCTGTATAGGTGAGGGGACGCAGGCGCGTTCCTTTTCCGCCGGAGAGAATCAGTGCTTTCATAGTTGGGGGGAGAGTTAACACAAATATCGCTGCAAGGAACCGCCCCAATTATAGGGGGCAATGAGCCTCTTGTTCACTGGATTCTCTGGGCTGGGGTGGGATTCCGGAGTTTACTCGGGGAAGAGGCTGGGGATATTGATGCAACAGTCGGGGAAGGCTTGGGGGGCGATTTGTCATGGCCTACCACTCGTTGCGATCAATTTGGCGGGCGTCGTCAATCGCATCGGTGAGTTCGCGGGCGTCATCATCGGGCA harbors:
- a CDS encoding glucose-1-phosphate thymidylyltransferase; this translates as MKALILSGGKGTRLRPLTYTGAKQLVPVANKPILWYGIESIVSAGITEIGIIISPETGEEVQKLTGEGDRFGAKITYILQEEPAGLAHAVKIAQPFLGDSPFVMYLGDNLIQNDLTPFLNHFQDKQLDALILLRPVENPSAFGVAKVDQTGRVLELVEKPAVPPSNLALVGIYYFSPEVHQAIARIKPSERGELEITDAISNLLDHKNPVEAQILEGWWLDTGKKDDLLSANQILLDSELQTAIFGELDRDSQVVGRVKIGQGTQLINCSVRGPVIIGENCHLENCFIGPYSSIADGVTLKDVDLEHSVILQETRIEGIQQRIVDSLIGRRAQLGTGRPRPKALRFMVGDDCHIELA
- a CDS encoding cell division protein ZapB — protein: MESSMSSDRQSEGPPAANPNTKLIRQLRQSLSASIGVEDAPPPMIESVDQLHDDRDDDLIALRQRANIYHVPLFSAHRFGRAITTTRRLARKVLKPILMFQVAYNGANARFAEIVNGRVAQLRQEVDELQELARDRAETISRLETELEELKSQQKLQTRAIQKLIRNLNSE